In the Haloferula helveola genome, one interval contains:
- a CDS encoding tetratricopeptide repeat protein — protein sequence MKLQKLFRKPASKLPKIGGTIDEIGHCVMLFAPTSSSGIAIGGIARILGKLTTLLGRLVGEISKSDLEALVHLETPEKHRALRHLIIQYAYLETLVENLEKLTLKDPETEIPSKSFSLITGDQPPFAKGEGTFLDLREEPHQFSFYKERLAVLLTAVCITGTDITSLANAFNDIARSKAISIIKESDQLSRLFLANSIELIEETAIATKSDTTEILNLLKNSNLTGALETNSGRSAAKSPNTDNSAPEISPPLEAKIEQLLKYAVKLDSSVESLKSESSQDLSLQKLEAYFETARDELRKGSLERAVEKFHAILSLTSPDGTEEQRQLRARSISNLGIAALRANNLEEAKSRFLEAYNLHPKQPNIAALYALAFHLDGDSERALQHLQELIDSGEAKEGAYGLYAQILGYHKNETAALEFLASVEYKNEQWFEIKSRMLFQLGKFDEAIRTAEEGLIAFPDSVDLKSSKAVALAAPLTNGQLIRAGLRTKEELDALKEAERIFSGCADDLIGRGSKGESIDVLLNLAAVRLALGEGEPAKEALNLAKSYRPSDERVLDLLVGAKWLSGDLKDAYVEARSFYNLSKSTDSVLKLAAIMIATDRMHQAIDLIDLHLPDEQSDSARFRLLGMKLDALVGSHDRIAAENYASFLEGEFPDSSEILAVIASYHRRRKNWDRCESLYRRAISHATDPTQADHCKVELSNAYYQQRRWTESLEAFPDRPGSDEFRVNIRERAHCNIEIGNLEEAFRLVNLVSRDESDEGILEIRSWIEYKLFRFDEARESLRCLSALDANPRWSMMMAEASSRAGDREAAYGIICDLIDRDPANVEALILASQACYQMAFDQEGFEFAIRAFRSSPDDQRVKGLVSHALLLGPDAVQIDEADLDAVRSSLVQNHAIEQLELPRGDGGQLDLSPILERVKLSSELRRNQIEKYLAISAPLGLFVPTVFPCIWSCWRAMTSSSEGKVFMASGDADAQAQQRRSVDQCDQFVIDYSALMTLEGLGLLDLLLDCQKTVLLPSDTIDLFRQAKEMTIRLKGSSGMLAYNEGHFRFISERPEDIDSEVSRIEGIIEFLEGNSLKPVGLRPAALQGWQENPDLRMWPQAVFLPVGVSLSENSPLFTDQMVLGLVAEKEGGKRAFCTQDFLRSCLASGKLDARKYEDSVIWLIEKNYEFVSIGSGTVLRAFELDSFGIGGTVTKVLARAMNVRNETTARILGEAAARLWKNCDISPEARSELLLEIVQCIGFVAGDYRHGVSFLGGLLPVLAEVPEMAMGLLDTIRNKVPDNPEFQAFMVLLGSIAARTPRQAVARQRNLWLPALPQWDRQNRIQKLVAPQLISLLKERAKPPESAPLRRREARRHKRRRGR from the coding sequence GTGAAATTACAAAAGCTTTTCCGAAAACCAGCATCAAAGCTCCCGAAGATTGGCGGGACGATTGATGAAATCGGGCACTGCGTGATGCTATTCGCACCTACGTCGAGCTCAGGAATAGCAATTGGTGGAATTGCCCGCATTCTAGGGAAATTAACCACACTTCTCGGTCGCCTAGTTGGTGAAATTTCAAAATCTGATCTCGAGGCATTGGTCCACCTCGAAACACCAGAGAAGCATCGCGCACTAAGACATCTCATCATTCAATATGCCTACCTTGAAACACTTGTTGAGAACCTTGAGAAACTCACCCTGAAGGATCCTGAAACTGAAATCCCCAGCAAATCGTTCAGCCTGATTACCGGCGATCAACCACCTTTTGCGAAAGGCGAGGGCACATTCCTCGACCTCCGCGAAGAGCCCCATCAATTCTCGTTCTACAAAGAGCGTTTAGCTGTGTTACTAACGGCTGTTTGCATCACAGGCACAGACATTACCTCTCTTGCTAACGCCTTCAACGATATTGCAAGATCCAAGGCGATATCGATCATCAAAGAATCGGATCAACTTTCGAGGCTGTTTTTAGCAAACTCAATTGAATTAATCGAAGAAACCGCGATTGCAACGAAGTCGGATACAACTGAAATCCTCAATCTTCTTAAGAACTCGAATCTGACTGGAGCCCTTGAAACCAATTCTGGCCGGTCTGCTGCAAAAAGCCCCAACACCGATAATTCTGCCCCCGAAATCTCTCCGCCTCTTGAAGCAAAGATCGAGCAGCTTCTCAAGTATGCGGTAAAGCTCGACTCCAGTGTGGAGTCTTTGAAATCGGAATCTTCCCAAGATCTTTCGCTCCAAAAACTCGAAGCGTATTTCGAAACAGCGCGCGATGAGTTGCGAAAGGGATCATTAGAAAGGGCAGTTGAAAAGTTTCACGCGATCCTATCGCTTACCTCACCGGATGGTACCGAAGAACAGCGACAACTTCGAGCCCGCTCAATTTCAAATCTTGGGATTGCAGCCCTTCGCGCCAATAACCTAGAAGAAGCAAAATCACGGTTTTTAGAGGCTTACAATCTCCATCCTAAACAGCCAAATATTGCTGCACTCTACGCACTCGCGTTCCATCTCGACGGAGACTCGGAGCGAGCGCTCCAGCACCTTCAGGAACTTATCGATTCAGGAGAAGCTAAAGAAGGCGCTTACGGCCTATACGCTCAGATTCTTGGATACCATAAAAATGAAACTGCAGCGTTAGAGTTTCTAGCTTCCGTTGAATACAAGAACGAGCAGTGGTTTGAAATAAAGTCCAGGATGCTATTTCAGCTCGGTAAGTTCGATGAAGCAATCCGAACTGCGGAAGAGGGTCTGATCGCCTTTCCGGACAGCGTCGATTTGAAATCGTCAAAGGCAGTGGCGCTTGCTGCCCCACTTACGAATGGGCAACTTATTCGAGCGGGACTTCGAACCAAGGAAGAACTGGACGCGCTTAAGGAAGCCGAGAGAATCTTCTCCGGATGTGCAGATGACCTAATCGGCCGAGGTTCGAAAGGTGAGAGCATTGACGTTTTGCTGAACCTCGCCGCGGTTCGATTGGCCCTTGGCGAAGGTGAACCGGCCAAGGAGGCTCTGAATCTTGCGAAGAGTTACCGGCCATCCGATGAGCGAGTGCTTGACCTCCTTGTCGGTGCAAAATGGCTTAGCGGTGACCTGAAGGATGCGTACGTTGAAGCAAGATCATTCTACAATCTCTCGAAATCGACTGACTCAGTACTTAAGCTTGCGGCAATAATGATCGCAACAGATCGAATGCATCAAGCAATTGATCTCATTGATTTACATCTACCGGATGAGCAGAGTGACTCCGCTCGGTTCAGGCTCCTTGGAATGAAGCTGGACGCTTTGGTTGGAAGCCACGATCGGATTGCTGCTGAGAATTACGCCAGCTTTCTAGAAGGGGAGTTCCCAGACTCATCCGAAATCTTGGCCGTTATAGCCTCCTATCACCGCAGGAGGAAGAATTGGGATCGGTGTGAATCGCTCTACCGACGGGCAATATCTCACGCGACTGATCCGACCCAGGCCGACCATTGCAAGGTAGAGTTGTCCAATGCCTATTACCAGCAACGCCGATGGACCGAATCATTGGAGGCATTTCCTGATAGACCAGGATCAGATGAGTTCCGAGTGAACATTCGTGAACGAGCTCATTGCAACATTGAGATCGGAAACCTTGAAGAGGCATTTCGACTTGTGAATCTAGTTTCCAGGGACGAATCGGATGAAGGCATCTTGGAAATCCGATCGTGGATTGAATACAAGCTTTTTCGATTTGATGAGGCACGCGAGAGCCTCCGCTGTTTGAGCGCTTTGGATGCCAATCCAAGATGGTCGATGATGATGGCTGAGGCGTCCAGTAGGGCTGGTGATAGGGAGGCTGCTTACGGAATAATTTGCGACTTGATCGATAGAGATCCCGCCAATGTTGAAGCATTGATCTTGGCCAGCCAGGCTTGCTACCAGATGGCGTTCGATCAGGAGGGTTTTGAATTTGCAATTCGCGCGTTTCGCAGTTCGCCTGATGATCAGCGAGTAAAAGGCCTCGTTAGTCATGCGCTACTCCTCGGCCCTGACGCTGTACAGATCGACGAAGCTGACCTTGATGCAGTCCGCTCATCACTTGTCCAGAATCATGCAATAGAACAATTGGAACTCCCTCGCGGCGATGGTGGGCAACTTGATCTGTCGCCAATTCTTGAAAGAGTGAAGCTCTCTTCGGAACTCCGGCGAAATCAGATCGAAAAATACTTGGCGATTTCTGCCCCGCTTGGGCTGTTTGTGCCCACTGTTTTTCCATGTATTTGGAGTTGTTGGCGAGCAATGACCAGCTCGTCTGAGGGGAAGGTTTTCATGGCTTCTGGGGATGCAGATGCTCAGGCGCAACAGAGGCGATCGGTTGATCAATGCGATCAATTCGTTATCGATTACTCTGCTTTAATGACCCTTGAAGGGCTAGGCTTGCTCGACTTGCTTCTTGATTGCCAGAAGACAGTACTGTTGCCGAGTGACACGATCGACCTCTTCCGGCAGGCTAAAGAAATGACGATTCGTTTGAAGGGATCGAGCGGGATGCTGGCGTATAACGAAGGGCATTTTCGATTCATTTCCGAGCGGCCTGAAGATATTGATTCCGAGGTTTCTCGCATCGAAGGCATTATCGAGTTCCTCGAGGGAAATAGCCTTAAGCCGGTCGGCCTGCGACCCGCAGCGCTCCAAGGATGGCAGGAAAATCCAGATCTGAGGATGTGGCCGCAAGCAGTTTTTCTTCCAGTTGGGGTTTCTTTGTCTGAGAACTCTCCATTGTTTACCGACCAGATGGTCCTCGGGCTGGTTGCAGAAAAGGAAGGAGGGAAGCGTGCCTTCTGCACGCAAGACTTTTTGAGATCATGCTTAGCAAGCGGAAAATTGGATGCCCGGAAATATGAGGACTCAGTGATTTGGCTTATTGAGAAGAACTACGAATTTGTGTCGATAGGAAGTGGCACAGTTTTAAGGGCGTTTGAGCTCGATTCGTTCGGGATCGGCGGAACTGTCACCAAGGTGCTTGCTCGTGCGATGAACGTCAGAAATGAGACGACCGCCCGGATTCTTGGTGAAGCGGCCGCGCGCTTGTGGAAGAATTGTGACATTTCGCCCGAGGCTAGGTCAGAGTTGCTTCTTGAGATTGTACAGTGCATTGGGTTTGTTGCGGGAGATTACCGGCACGGTGTTTCTTTCTTGGGTGGCCTACTCCCGGTCTTGGCCGAAGTTCCGGAGATG
- a CDS encoding transposase, with protein sequence MARPLRYEAPGAVYHVMARGDGGREVFENEVDRKVWLERLGEVCGSYGWRVHAWVMMGNHFHLLLETPEANLVGGMKWFMGVYAQAWNRRRKRRGHVFQGRYKAVVVNGEESDGCYFRIVADYIHLNPVRSGWVGGRTGKRLAEWEWSSFPSYGRRKAPDWLETGRVIGAFQLSADGQGRRAYAGYLEERAKDREGTLTDDSLKALRRGWYLGEEDFGGRVLDSLDGSVSAKRRKGSLRGSAAKAHDEAEAERLLKRGLKELGLPGRAVELAGWGKWQDEKSLLAALVRKRTGVRNRWVADRLAMGSEGNVTRAVRRVREDAGLGRRLRKLEQMLEKRD encoded by the coding sequence ATGGCCCGGCCGTTGCGCTACGAGGCTCCCGGAGCGGTTTACCACGTGATGGCGCGTGGGGACGGCGGGCGGGAGGTGTTTGAGAACGAGGTGGATCGGAAGGTCTGGCTCGAGCGGCTTGGCGAGGTGTGCGGGAGCTACGGGTGGCGGGTTCACGCCTGGGTGATGATGGGCAACCATTTCCACCTGCTGCTCGAGACGCCGGAGGCGAACCTGGTCGGGGGGATGAAGTGGTTCATGGGCGTGTATGCGCAGGCATGGAACCGGCGCCGGAAGCGCAGAGGGCATGTGTTCCAGGGGAGATACAAGGCGGTCGTGGTCAACGGGGAGGAGTCGGATGGCTGCTACTTCCGGATTGTGGCGGACTACATCCATCTCAATCCGGTGCGTTCGGGTTGGGTGGGCGGCAGGACCGGCAAACGGCTGGCGGAGTGGGAGTGGAGCAGTTTTCCCAGCTACGGACGGCGCAAGGCTCCGGACTGGCTTGAAACTGGGCGGGTGATCGGGGCGTTCCAGCTATCGGCCGACGGACAGGGGCGCCGCGCCTACGCCGGCTATCTTGAGGAACGGGCGAAGGACCGCGAAGGGACGTTGACCGACGATTCTCTCAAAGCCTTGCGTCGTGGCTGGTATCTGGGGGAGGAGGATTTCGGCGGAAGGGTACTCGATTCACTGGACGGATCGGTGTCGGCGAAGCGGCGCAAGGGCAGCCTGCGGGGAAGCGCGGCGAAGGCACACGATGAGGCGGAGGCGGAAAGGTTGTTGAAGCGGGGGCTGAAGGAGCTCGGCTTGCCCGGGAGAGCCGTCGAGTTGGCCGGTTGGGGGAAGTGGCAGGACGAGAAGAGCTTGCTCGCCGCGCTGGTGCGAAAGCGGACGGGAGTGAGGAACCGTTGGGTTGCGGATCGGTTGGCGATGGGTAGCGAAGGAAATGTCACGCGCGCCGTTCGCCGCGTGA